One Leclercia pneumoniae genomic region harbors:
- the phoB gene encoding phosphate response regulator transcription factor PhoB has protein sequence MARRILVVEDEAPIREMVCFVLEQNGFQPVEAEDYDSAVNQLNEPWPDLILLDWMLPGGSGLQFIKHIKREALTRDIPVVMLTARGEEEDRVRGLETGADDYITKPFSPKELVARIKAVMRRISPMAVEEVIEMQGLSLDPTSHRVMTGENPLDMGPTEFKLLHFFMTHPERVYSREQLLNNVWGTNVYVEDRTVDVHIRRLRKALELSGHDRMVQTVRGTGYRFSTRY, from the coding sequence ATGGCGAGACGTATTCTGGTCGTAGAAGATGAAGCACCTATCCGTGAAATGGTCTGTTTCGTGCTTGAGCAAAATGGCTTTCAGCCCGTTGAAGCCGAGGATTATGACAGTGCGGTGAACCAGCTCAACGAACCCTGGCCCGATCTTATTTTGCTGGACTGGATGCTGCCTGGCGGCTCGGGTCTGCAATTTATCAAACACATTAAACGTGAAGCCCTGACCCGGGATATCCCGGTGGTGATGCTGACCGCGCGTGGTGAAGAGGAGGATCGTGTCCGCGGTCTGGAAACCGGCGCGGATGATTACATCACCAAGCCCTTCTCGCCAAAAGAGCTGGTGGCGCGTATCAAAGCCGTGATGCGCCGCATCTCGCCGATGGCGGTGGAAGAGGTGATTGAGATGCAGGGACTTAGCCTGGATCCTACCTCACATCGCGTCATGACCGGCGAAAACCCACTCGATATGGGCCCCACCGAATTCAAATTATTGCACTTCTTTATGACCCACCCGGAGCGTGTCTACAGCCGCGAACAGTTGCTCAACAATGTCTGGGGAACTAACGTCTATGTCGAAGACCGGACGGTGGATGTCCATATCAGGCGCCTTCGCAAAGCGCTGGAACTCAGCGGGCACGATCGCATGGTGCAGACGGTCCGCGGCACGGGTTATCGATTCTCGACCCGTTACTGA
- the phoR gene encoding phosphate regulon sensor histidine kinase PhoR: MLERLSWKRLLFELILCCIPALILGAVLGYLPWFLLAAVTGLLIWHFWNLLRLSWWLWVDRSMTPPPGSGSWEPLLYGLHQMQMRNKKRRRELGSLIKRFRSGAESLPDAVVLTTEEGAIFWCNGLAQQLLGLRWPDDNGQNILNLLRYPEFARYLKARDFTRPHNLVLNNSRHLEIRVMPYSDQQWLMVARDVTQMHQLEGARRNFFANVSHELRTPLTVLQGYLEMMQEQTLEGAPREKALHTMREQTHRMEGLVRQLLTLSRIEAAPTLALNDTIDVPMMLRLLEREAQTLSHGRHQLSFDVDNTLKVRGSEDELRSAISNLVYNAVNHTPEGTSIKVRWQRVASGAEFSVDDDGPGVAPEHIPRLTERFYRVDKARSRQTGGSGLGLAIVKHAINHHESRLDISSQPGVSTRFSFVIPERLLAS, from the coding sequence GTGCTGGAACGTCTGTCATGGAAAAGGCTTTTATTTGAACTGATCTTATGCTGCATTCCGGCCCTGATTCTGGGGGCCGTGTTAGGTTATCTTCCGTGGTTTTTACTTGCGGCAGTGACCGGCCTGCTTATCTGGCACTTCTGGAATTTATTGCGTCTCTCCTGGTGGCTATGGGTAGACAGAAGCATGACCCCACCGCCGGGTAGCGGCAGTTGGGAGCCGCTCCTGTATGGCCTGCACCAGATGCAGATGCGTAATAAAAAGCGTCGACGCGAGCTGGGTAGCCTGATTAAGCGCTTTCGCAGCGGTGCCGAATCGTTGCCGGACGCGGTGGTGTTGACCACCGAAGAGGGGGCGATCTTCTGGTGTAATGGCCTGGCGCAGCAGCTTCTTGGCCTGCGCTGGCCGGACGATAACGGCCAGAATATCCTTAACTTGCTGCGTTATCCGGAATTCGCCCGTTACCTGAAAGCGCGCGATTTTACCCGCCCGCACAATCTGGTACTGAACAATAGCCGTCATCTTGAGATCCGCGTCATGCCTTACAGCGATCAACAGTGGTTGATGGTGGCGCGTGACGTGACCCAGATGCACCAGCTGGAAGGGGCGCGTAGAAACTTCTTTGCTAACGTCAGCCATGAGTTGCGTACGCCGTTAACGGTGTTGCAGGGCTATCTGGAGATGATGCAGGAGCAGACGCTGGAGGGAGCACCGCGCGAGAAAGCGTTGCACACCATGCGTGAACAGACCCACCGGATGGAGGGGCTGGTTCGCCAGTTATTGACGCTTTCGCGTATCGAAGCCGCACCAACGCTGGCGCTGAACGATACCATTGATGTGCCGATGATGCTGCGCCTGCTCGAACGTGAAGCCCAGACCTTAAGCCACGGTAGACACCAGCTGAGCTTCGACGTGGACAACACGTTAAAAGTGCGCGGCAGTGAAGATGAACTGCGCAGCGCCATCTCGAACCTGGTATATAATGCGGTGAATCACACCCCTGAGGGCACCTCGATTAAGGTGCGCTGGCAGCGTGTCGCTTCCGGCGCGGAGTTCAGCGTTGATGATGATGGACCCGGGGTGGCACCAGAACACATTCCGCGTTTGACTGAACGCTTCTACCGGGTGGATAAAGCCCGATCCCGGCAGACCGGGGGCAGTGGCCTGGGGCTGGCGATTGTGAAGCATGCCATTAATCACCATGAAAGCCGGCTCGATATCTCCAGCCAGCCCGGCGTAAGCACGCGTTTCAGCTTCGTTATTCCGGAACGTTTGCTTGCCAGTTGA
- the brnQ gene encoding branched-chain amino acid transporter carrier protein BrnQ, with the protein MTHHLKSRDIVALGFMTFALFVGAGNIIFPPMVGLQAGEHVWTAAIGFLITAVGLPVLTVIALAKVGGGVDSLSTPIGKVAGILLATVCYLAVGPLFATPRTATVSFEVGIAPLTGDGAMPLFIYSLVYFALVILVSLYPGKLLDTVGNFLAPLKIVALIVLAVAAVMWPAGPISDAMDAYKNAAFSNGFVNGYLTMDTLGAMVFGIVIVNAARSRGVTEARLLTRYTIWAGLMAGVGLTLLYLALFRLGSDSATLVDQSANGAAILHAYVQHTFGGAGSFLLAVLIFLACLVTAVGLTCACAEFFAQYLPLSYRTLVFILGIFSMAVSNLGLSHLIQVSIPVLTAIYPPCIVLVVLSFTRPWWHNSSRIIAPAMFISLIFGILDGIKASAIGDVLPAWTQRLPLSEQGLAWLMPTVVALVLAVIWDRAAGRQVTSNAH; encoded by the coding sequence ATGACCCATCATCTGAAATCGCGCGACATCGTTGCGCTGGGCTTTATGACATTTGCGCTGTTCGTTGGCGCAGGCAACATCATCTTTCCTCCCATGGTTGGCTTGCAGGCGGGTGAACACGTCTGGACGGCAGCCATTGGCTTCCTGATCACTGCCGTGGGTCTGCCGGTGCTAACCGTTATCGCGCTGGCGAAAGTGGGCGGCGGCGTAGACAGCCTCAGCACCCCGATTGGTAAAGTGGCTGGCATTCTGCTGGCGACCGTCTGTTATCTGGCCGTGGGCCCGCTGTTTGCCACGCCACGTACCGCGACCGTCTCATTCGAAGTGGGGATCGCGCCCCTGACGGGCGACGGCGCGATGCCGCTGTTTATCTATAGCCTGGTCTACTTCGCGCTTGTGATTCTGGTTTCTCTCTATCCGGGCAAACTGCTGGATACGGTAGGTAACTTCCTGGCTCCGCTGAAAATCGTTGCGCTGATCGTTCTGGCCGTGGCCGCCGTGATGTGGCCTGCTGGCCCCATCAGCGATGCGATGGATGCCTATAAAAACGCTGCCTTCTCTAACGGCTTCGTGAATGGCTATCTGACGATGGATACGCTGGGCGCCATGGTGTTTGGTATCGTTATTGTCAACGCTGCGCGTTCCCGTGGCGTAACGGAAGCGCGTCTGCTGACCCGTTACACCATCTGGGCGGGTCTGATGGCCGGCGTGGGCCTGACGCTGCTCTATCTGGCATTGTTCCGTCTGGGTTCCGATAGCGCCACGCTGGTGGATCAGAGCGCTAACGGTGCGGCGATCCTGCATGCTTACGTGCAGCATACCTTTGGTGGTGCAGGTAGCTTCCTGCTGGCGGTATTGATCTTCCTGGCCTGTCTGGTGACGGCGGTAGGGCTGACCTGCGCCTGTGCAGAGTTCTTTGCGCAGTATCTGCCGCTCTCTTACCGCACGCTGGTGTTTATCCTCGGCATCTTCTCAATGGCGGTCTCGAATCTGGGACTGAGCCACCTGATTCAGGTGTCCATTCCGGTACTGACGGCCATTTACCCGCCGTGTATTGTACTGGTTGTGCTGAGCTTTACCCGCCCGTGGTGGCATAACTCCTCACGAATTATTGCCCCGGCCATGTTTATCAGCCTGATTTTTGGTATCCTTGACGGGATAAAAGCATCCGCTATTGGCGACGTACTGCCTGCCTGGACACAGCGTCTGCCGCTGTCTGAGCAGGGGCTGGCCTGGCTGATGCCTACCGTTGTTGCACTGGTATTGGCTGTTATCTGGGATCGTGCTGCAGGACGCCAGGTTACATCGAACGCGCATTAA